In Romboutsia lituseburensis, a genomic segment contains:
- a CDS encoding putative polysaccharide biosynthesis protein encodes MGNKNKDSFLRGAFILGLAGIIVKIIGGFFRIPLGNMIGEDGMGYYQAAYPVYTLFLTLATAGFPTALAKLVSERSAIGDYKGAQKIFKVSYTVLFMTGLIAFCIFFFGANYIVNNIMGNPGAYYAMIAISPALLFVPIMSSYRGYFQGRKEMTKIAISQIAEQFFRVALGLWLAYYLMAARGPKLGAAGAITGATVGAIASITYLILAYIRDGKKRKLEIKSSHHFKDESVGKILKKILVVAIPITIGASVMPLVNMVDNVIVIKRLIVAGYSLKEANAMFGQLTGFAMAIINLPSVITIAMSMSLVPSISESYAIGNKVKARKDTESAIKVTLLMVLPAAFGIAALAIPIMQLLYPKQPEMVGNLLLVLTPCVVFLGLMQTMNGILQGMGKPMIPVIALVVGMLFKVIISYTLTAVLEINVFGSALGTVSAYFIAVLIELRYIKKSMKVKFSIKEFVLRPLITVLTMFVVVKLSYGFLLEIIGSKISTVVSIGIGAAIYGIVIILIGGISKEELLTIPKGDKIYKILKKFNLMR; translated from the coding sequence ATGGGGAACAAGAATAAAGACTCTTTTTTAAGAGGCGCTTTTATACTTGGACTAGCGGGGATAATTGTTAAAATAATAGGGGGCTTTTTTAGAATTCCTCTAGGTAATATGATAGGGGAAGATGGTATGGGGTATTATCAAGCAGCATACCCTGTTTATACGCTATTTTTAACATTAGCAACAGCAGGTTTTCCAACTGCATTAGCTAAATTAGTTTCCGAGAGATCAGCAATAGGAGATTATAAAGGTGCTCAAAAAATATTTAAAGTTTCATACACAGTGCTTTTTATGACGGGGCTTATTGCATTTTGCATATTTTTCTTTGGGGCGAATTATATAGTGAATAATATAATGGGAAACCCAGGAGCATATTATGCAATGATTGCAATTTCGCCAGCTCTTTTATTTGTACCAATAATGTCTTCTTACAGAGGCTATTTCCAAGGTAGAAAAGAAATGACTAAGATAGCTATTTCTCAAATTGCAGAACAGTTCTTTAGAGTTGCATTAGGTCTATGGTTGGCATATTATTTAATGGCTGCTAGAGGGCCTAAATTAGGGGCAGCAGGGGCTATAACAGGAGCAACTGTAGGTGCGATAGCATCTATTACATATTTGATATTAGCGTACATAAGAGATGGTAAAAAACGAAAATTAGAGATAAAATCAAGTCATCATTTTAAGGATGAATCAGTAGGTAAAATTTTAAAGAAAATACTTGTGGTAGCGATACCTATAACAATAGGAGCATCTGTGATGCCATTAGTAAATATGGTAGATAATGTAATCGTTATAAAAAGGCTTATAGTAGCAGGCTATAGCTTGAAAGAAGCTAATGCTATGTTTGGACAATTAACTGGATTTGCTATGGCTATAATAAATTTACCATCGGTTATAACAATAGCTATGAGTATGAGCCTAGTACCATCAATATCGGAATCTTATGCTATAGGAAATAAAGTGAAAGCTAGAAAAGATACAGAAAGCGCTATAAAGGTAACACTATTGATGGTTTTACCGGCTGCATTTGGTATAGCAGCTCTTGCAATACCTATAATGCAACTTTTATATCCAAAACAACCTGAAATGGTTGGAAATCTACTACTAGTTCTTACTCCATGTGTTGTATTTTTAGGTCTAATGCAAACTATGAATGGTATATTACAGGGTATGGGAAAACCAATGATTCCTGTAATAGCTCTAGTTGTAGGCATGTTATTTAAAGTGATAATAAGTTATACATTAACAGCTGTGCTTGAAATAAATGTATTTGGTTCCGCACTAGGAACTGTTTCAGCATATTTTATTGCGGTATTAATAGAATTACGTTACATAAAAAAATCTATGAAGGTTAAATTCTCAATAAAAGAATTTGTATTAAGACCTCTGATAACTGTTTTGACTATGTTTGTAGTTGTTAAACTAAGCTACGGATTTCTATTGGAAATAATAGGAAGTAAAATATCTACAGTAGTTTCGATTGGCATAGGAGCAGCTATATATGGTATAGTAATTATATTAATAGGTGGAATAAGTAAAGAAGAACTTTTAACGATACCAAAAGGTGATAAAATTTATAAAATACTTAAAAAATTCAACCTGATGAGGTAA
- a CDS encoding YabP/YqfC family sporulation protein — protein MEHNVTLKDRSSLVVSGVEHIYSFSDKKVEVRTCVGEMAIEGEGLDMSKLSLDENIISIDGTINSIVYSKERKPQESFFKKVFK, from the coding sequence ATGGAACATAACGTAACTTTGAAAGATAGATCTAGTCTAGTTGTTTCTGGAGTAGAACATATCTATTCTTTTAGTGATAAGAAAGTAGAAGTAAGAACTTGCGTAGGAGAAATGGCAATAGAAGGTGAAGGCTTAGATATGAGTAAATTGAGCCTAGATGAAAATATCATAAGTATAGATGGTACTATTAATTCTATCGTTTACTCTAAAGAAAGAAAGCCACAAGAAAGTTTCTTTAAGAAGGTATTTAAGTAA
- the pepF gene encoding oligoendopeptidase F, with product MGKNLGKIVICLSISIIFSMADNDKIYSQNILETDKVIIEKENNEEKIQPSEETKEKPKKKYVQTSWNVNALYKSDEEWNKELKDFRKDNKELKNYIGKVTKSKTHLAFALDIKENLDIRMNKLCAYVKLRQDTNKNSYKYLNMNDTLDKTYREYVSICSDLELEVLKLSDKEYKKIISNNKINRKYGMYLDNIRRSKKYYLDDKSEDLLANVSPIASLPGQVYELFRNMDKKTNLNPAEYASALESTDRSERKSAYQGEFIAYNDNINTLGGLLVGQVKKNAFYSKERGYKSSLEMYLQSDDINEKVYDKLIETVSKNTSSLHKYISLRKQVLNLDKLYYYDMFVPLVPPVDNDITYEKAQGIIYSALSPLGKEYGDILYKAFNERWVDVYSNDNKVSGAYCLSVYDNHPYVLTNYNNTLNSVSTLAHELGHAAYEYMSSKNQNYFNSNPSIFTHEVASTTNEALLYEVLIKNASNPKEKAYYITQYLDLIKNTLYLQTMYAEFEKNIHEMVEKGESVNSLVLDDVWGQLLKKYYGKDYELDQLAKVGWSRIPHFYNSFYVYKYATGCSAGVSFAQYILSNGSDAYINFLKQGSSDYPTKLLKEAGVDLTTTKPIEDTIKKFDSLVKELEKTLSK from the coding sequence ATGGGGAAAAATTTAGGTAAAATAGTTATTTGTTTGAGTATATCTATTATTTTTAGCATGGCTGATAATGATAAGATATATAGTCAAAATATTTTAGAAACAGATAAAGTAATTATAGAAAAAGAAAATAATGAAGAAAAAATTCAACCTTCAGAAGAAACTAAAGAAAAACCTAAAAAAAAATATGTACAAACATCATGGAATGTAAATGCGCTATATAAAAGTGATGAGGAATGGAACAAAGAACTAAAAGATTTTCGTAAAGACAATAAAGAGTTAAAAAACTATATTGGTAAAGTCACTAAATCAAAAACTCACTTAGCATTTGCATTAGATATTAAAGAGAATCTAGACATAAGAATGAATAAACTTTGTGCATATGTTAAATTAAGACAAGATACAAATAAAAACTCATATAAGTATTTAAATATGAATGATACATTGGATAAAACTTATAGAGAATATGTATCTATTTGTTCAGATTTAGAGCTTGAAGTTTTAAAATTATCAGATAAAGAGTACAAAAAAATTATATCAAACAATAAAATTAATAGAAAATATGGCATGTATTTAGATAATATTAGAAGATCTAAAAAATATTATTTAGATGATAAATCAGAAGATTTATTAGCTAATGTGTCTCCAATAGCATCTTTACCAGGTCAAGTATATGAGTTATTTAGAAATATGGATAAAAAAACAAATTTAAATCCAGCAGAATATGCGAGTGCTTTAGAATCAACAGATAGATCAGAAAGAAAATCTGCATATCAAGGAGAGTTTATAGCTTATAATGATAATATAAATACATTGGGAGGATTGTTAGTAGGTCAGGTTAAGAAAAATGCTTTTTATTCAAAGGAAAGAGGTTATAAATCATCTTTGGAAATGTATCTTCAATCAGATGATATAAATGAGAAAGTTTATGATAAATTAATAGAAACCGTTAGTAAAAATACATCTAGCCTTCATAAATATATTAGCTTAAGAAAGCAAGTTTTAAATTTGGATAAGTTATATTATTATGACATGTTTGTCCCACTTGTACCACCTGTAGATAATGATATTACTTATGAAAAAGCCCAAGGAATAATATACTCAGCATTGTCTCCGCTTGGAAAAGAATATGGAGATATACTTTATAAAGCTTTTAATGAAAGATGGGTAGATGTGTATTCTAATGATAATAAAGTAAGCGGAGCATATTGCTTATCAGTTTATGATAATCATCCGTATGTACTGACAAACTATAATAATACCTTAAACTCAGTATCTACATTAGCTCATGAATTGGGGCATGCTGCATATGAATATATGAGTTCAAAAAATCAGAATTATTTTAATTCGAATCCTTCTATATTCACACATGAAGTGGCCTCAACGACAAATGAAGCTTTATTATATGAAGTACTTATAAAAAATGCTTCTAATCCTAAAGAAAAAGCATACTATATAACTCAGTACTTAGATTTAATTAAAAATACATTATATTTACAAACTATGTATGCTGAGTTTGAAAAAAACATACATGAAATGGTTGAAAAAGGAGAGAGTGTAAACTCGTTAGTATTAGATGATGTATGGGGTCAACTTTTGAAAAAATATTATGGAAAAGATTATGAACTTGACCAGTTAGCAAAAGTTGGTTGGTCAAGAATACCACATTTTTATAATAGTTTTTATGTTTATAAATATGCAACTGGATGTAGTGCGGGTGTTAGCTTTGCACAGTATATATTATCAAATGGCTCTGATGCATATATAAATTTCCTTAAACAAGGAAGTTCAGATTATCCAACTAAGTTACTGAAAGAAGCCGGTGTAGATTTAACTACTACTAAACCTATAGAAGATACTATAAAAAAATTCGATTCTTTGGTAAAAGAATTAGAAAAAACTTTATCAAAATAA
- the yabQ gene encoding spore cortex biosynthesis protein YabQ, translating to MMPFTEDFAYFFTTIYGGIIIGVLFDFYRASKNNFKIMRYCSIVLDAIFWITTTLVVFITVNAVESFELRYYHFVALFIGFILYYNTISKFVLAIINKIIYLITNLIKKTIQYIVSISENLYYIIAYSIHFLFDIIFYIPNMILATGRFMKRKSNGKLKIKKRV from the coding sequence ATGATGCCATTTACAGAAGACTTTGCGTACTTTTTTACAACTATATATGGTGGAATAATTATAGGAGTACTGTTTGACTTTTATAGAGCATCTAAGAACAACTTTAAAATAATGAGGTACTGCTCAATTGTTTTAGATGCTATATTTTGGATTACTACCACTCTTGTAGTTTTTATAACAGTAAACGCTGTTGAATCTTTTGAGCTAAGATATTATCATTTTGTGGCTTTATTTATTGGTTTTATCTTATATTACAACACCATAAGTAAATTTGTTTTAGCAATAATCAATAAAATTATTTATTTAATAACAAATTTAATCAAAAAAACAATACAGTACATAGTCAGTATTTCAGAAAATTTGTATTACATTATAGCCTACTCAATACACTTTTTATTTGATATCATATTTTATATACCGAATATGATATTAGCAACTGGTAGATTTATGAAGAGGAAATCTAACGGTAAATTAAAAATAAAAAAAAGGGTGTAG
- the spoIIE gene encoding stage II sporulation protein E: MEKSAVSIKSRSFNLNHIKISKYIDFNTAMFMAMGFLLSRSMLIGSIAPLGIAFFLYVSKIDRYKIPVFISTLLGILLSANSMSYILKYSLCLIIFMVINKTIKQINSVWKIALIGAFVLLPISIGQALLSNKYLYDIVVAIMESSIMFIGVYIFSYGIGMIVNTNNRIAVNVEEAISISLLVTFSIMGIGELAIMGVSIRIVLSTMLILIASILGGASMGATSGVIVGIAFIINNITSGIYMGIFSFAGLISGAFNKINKYFCILGYILSWMMLYTYNSGVGSSLSQLRDILIASLIVIVLPEKFFNRIEKIIKTNITTNEVVYDYINRSKNMANSRLMNMNKAYNSLADTFDQIREREKVVDQRDIASIIDMIHNDQCKECSMRRRCWDLKFNHTYTLMNEILEKLEENGEITCNHISEEFIKECIKPESVVKVSNYYYKLFALDYNWNLKFSESRRLIANQIRSMSKAIEDLSQDLETNVILDLEKENEIQDYLERNNITVDKVNYITKDNDDFEIKIEKKTCNSGCMCEDKILKVLSDFMGEDISVQKTGCRSLGGKCKATLSKSQNFKIITDVASMSKDGHILCGDNYTHMDINDSKYMVAISDGMGKGTKAYEESSITIDILEKMMDAKIDDEIIINTINNMLLLKSSDEMFSTLDLGIIDLKKGMLETIKMGACSTYIKRDDDDVDLVSSSSLPVGILSDIKLDRKAVKVNKGDYIIMVSDGILDAGKNNNMGDNWLIYFLKSIDTTNPKEIANLILDRALEIQNGSVEDDMTVLVSKVCSA, translated from the coding sequence ATGGAGAAAAGTGCAGTTAGTATAAAAAGTAGAAGTTTTAATTTAAACCATATAAAAATAAGTAAATATATTGATTTTAATACGGCAATGTTTATGGCAATGGGATTTTTATTAAGTAGGTCTATGTTAATCGGGTCTATAGCTCCATTAGGTATAGCATTCTTTTTATATGTATCTAAAATAGATCGATATAAAATACCTGTTTTTATATCTACGCTATTAGGTATATTGTTATCAGCAAATAGTATGTCTTATATACTAAAGTATTCACTCTGCCTAATTATATTTATGGTTATAAATAAAACCATAAAACAAATAAATTCAGTATGGAAGATTGCACTTATAGGTGCATTTGTATTATTACCTATTTCTATTGGACAAGCTTTATTATCTAATAAATACTTATATGATATAGTTGTTGCAATTATGGAAAGTTCTATTATGTTTATAGGTGTGTATATTTTTTCATATGGTATAGGTATGATAGTTAACACAAACAATAGAATTGCTGTAAATGTTGAAGAGGCTATATCTATAAGTCTATTAGTTACATTCAGTATTATGGGTATAGGTGAATTAGCCATAATGGGAGTATCTATAAGGATTGTATTATCTACAATGCTTATATTAATAGCTTCAATTTTAGGTGGTGCATCTATGGGAGCAACATCTGGAGTAATAGTAGGGATTGCATTTATTATAAATAATATAACATCAGGAATATACATGGGAATTTTTTCATTTGCTGGTTTAATAAGTGGAGCATTTAATAAAATTAATAAATATTTTTGTATATTAGGATATATATTAAGCTGGATGATGTTGTATACATATAATTCTGGAGTCGGATCAAGTTTAAGTCAATTAAGGGATATACTAATAGCTTCTTTAATAGTTATAGTTTTACCAGAGAAATTTTTCAATAGAATAGAAAAGATAATAAAAACTAATATTACAACGAATGAAGTTGTATATGATTATATAAATAGAAGTAAGAATATGGCAAATAGTAGACTTATGAATATGAATAAAGCTTATAATAGTTTAGCAGATACATTTGATCAAATAAGAGAACGAGAGAAAGTAGTAGATCAGAGAGATATAGCGAGTATTATAGATATGATACACAACGATCAATGTAAAGAATGCAGTATGAGGCGAAGATGTTGGGATTTAAAATTCAATCATACATATACATTAATGAATGAGATACTAGAGAAGTTAGAAGAAAATGGAGAAATAACGTGCAATCATATATCAGAAGAATTTATAAAAGAATGTATAAAGCCAGAATCAGTTGTAAAGGTATCTAATTATTACTATAAGTTATTTGCATTAGATTATAATTGGAATCTTAAATTTTCAGAGAGCAGAAGATTGATTGCAAATCAAATAAGAAGCATGTCAAAAGCAATAGAAGACCTATCACAAGATTTAGAAACTAATGTCATTTTAGACCTAGAAAAGGAAAATGAAATCCAAGACTACTTAGAAAGAAATAATATAACGGTAGATAAAGTAAATTATATAACTAAAGATAATGATGATTTTGAAATTAAGATAGAGAAGAAAACTTGCAACAGTGGATGTATGTGTGAAGATAAGATTCTAAAAGTATTGTCTGATTTTATGGGAGAGGATATATCTGTTCAAAAGACAGGATGCAGATCATTAGGTGGGAAATGTAAAGCAACACTTAGTAAAAGTCAAAATTTTAAAATAATAACAGATGTAGCTTCTATGTCAAAAGATGGTCACATACTTTGTGGTGATAATTATACGCATATGGATATTAATGATAGTAAGTATATGGTTGCAATTAGTGATGGCATGGGTAAAGGTACAAAGGCCTATGAAGAATCTTCAATAACTATAGATATATTAGAGAAAATGATGGATGCAAAAATAGATGATGAAATAATTATAAATACTATCAATAATATGTTGCTATTAAAGTCATCAGATGAAATGTTTTCAACTTTGGATTTGGGAATTATTGATCTAAAAAAAGGTATGCTAGAAACCATAAAAATGGGAGCATGTTCAACATATATAAAAAGAGATGATGATGATGTGGACTTAGTATCTTCTTCATCTTTACCAGTGGGAATATTATCTGACATAAAATTAGATAGAAAAGCTGTTAAGGTCAACAAAGGTGATTATATAATTATGGTATCTGATGGAATATTAGATGCGGGCAAAAATAATAATATGGGAGATAATTGGTTGATATACTTCCTAAAATCAATTGATACTACGAATCCTAAAGAAATAGCAAACTTAATATTAGATAGAGCATTAGAAATACAAAATGGATCTGTTGAAGATGATATGACCGTATTAGTAAGCAAAGTATGTTCAGCTTAG
- a CDS encoding stage V sporulation T C-terminal domain-containing protein — protein sequence MRATGIVRRIDDLGRVVIPKEIRKTLRIREGDPLEIFTAKDGEVILKKYSPIGELNEFSQEYTETLGETLGYGIVVTDLDSIIAVSKLPKKDYKEKSISDELEQLIENREVKYAKDNKILPLHKDDSMEYAKQIIMPIVSSSGDCIGSIVLVSKESEGISEAEEKILKIAANFLGKQVQ from the coding sequence ATGAGAGCGACAGGAATCGTTAGAAGAATAGATGATTTAGGAAGAGTTGTTATTCCAAAAGAAATAAGAAAAACTTTAAGAATTAGAGAAGGAGATCCTTTAGAAATATTCACTGCTAAAGATGGTGAAGTAATTCTTAAAAAATATTCGCCAATTGGTGAATTAAATGAATTCTCACAAGAATATACAGAAACTTTAGGTGAAACTTTAGGATATGGAATAGTTGTAACGGATCTAGACTCTATAATAGCTGTTTCTAAATTACCTAAGAAAGATTACAAAGAAAAAAGTATAAGTGATGAACTTGAGCAATTAATAGAAAATAGGGAAGTTAAATATGCTAAAGATAATAAAATACTACCTTTACATAAAGATGACTCTATGGAATATGCAAAGCAAATAATAATGCCTATAGTTAGTTCTTCAGGAGATTGTATAGGATCTATAGTATTAGTATCTAAGGAGTCAGAGGGAATATCTGAGGCAGAAGAAAAAATTCTAAAAATTGCAGCTAATTTCTTAGGAAAACAAGTTCAATAA
- a CDS encoding FtsB family cell division protein, whose product MNIRKKFFSQAAVLGMFLVFVVCSLGTGVLFQVTKVKEYKKEIASINKQIEHTKAEIAKLEKEESSHDLEISARNRLNMVKPGEIIYVDIKKR is encoded by the coding sequence ATGAACATAAGAAAAAAATTTTTTAGTCAAGCTGCTGTTTTAGGAATGTTTTTAGTATTTGTAGTGTGTAGTTTAGGTACAGGAGTTTTATTTCAAGTAACAAAGGTTAAGGAATATAAAAAAGAGATAGCAAGTATAAATAAGCAAATAGAGCATACTAAGGCAGAGATAGCAAAATTAGAAAAAGAAGAAAGTTCTCATGACTTAGAAATATCAGCACGAAATCGTTTAAACATGGTTAAGCCAGGGGAAATAATATATGTAGATATAAAAAAAAGGTAA
- a CDS encoding RNA-binding S4 domain-containing protein → MRLDKFLKVSRIIKRRTVAKEACDKGIVTINGKMAKSSSEVNIGDILEITFGEKVLKCKVVEIKEHVLKNDAKEMYEIIE, encoded by the coding sequence ATGAGATTAGACAAATTTTTAAAAGTATCAAGAATCATAAAGAGAAGAACAGTAGCTAAAGAGGCTTGTGATAAGGGGATAGTAACTATAAATGGGAAGATGGCTAAGTCTTCTTCAGAAGTTAATATTGGAGATATATTAGAAATAACATTTGGTGAAAAAGTGCTAAAATGTAAAGTAGTTGAAATAAAAGAGCATGTACTAAAAAATGATGCTAAAGAAATGTATGAGATAATAGAATAA
- a CDS encoding Ppx/GppA family phosphatase, whose amino-acid sequence MKIGTIDIGTNSMRLLIGEYKNGKIENRKKFVNTTRIGQGVDKEGYISQEAINRNIDALKEFAKLCNDENCEYVYSMGTSALRDSKNGDEFVQLAKNETGISIDIISGEEESNLGFKGVLEGLEGNNDILVIDIGGGSTEFIIGDREGIKFAKSENVGALRMTEKFLKIDPVDDLEFNDMYMFIENEIDKTLEYIKEKGIKNLVGIGGTITSLSAMNQDLEIYSMEKIHNSKICKKEIEKILQNLKKMTLSDKKTLKGLQPKRADIITAGVAILNIIMEKLELNEIIVSEYDNLEGLTCQKSKKMS is encoded by the coding sequence ATGAAAATAGGAACAATTGACATAGGAACCAATTCAATGAGATTACTTATTGGAGAATATAAAAATGGAAAGATAGAAAATAGAAAAAAATTTGTCAATACAACTAGAATAGGACAAGGTGTAGATAAAGAAGGATATATAAGTCAGGAGGCTATAAACCGTAATATAGATGCTTTAAAAGAGTTTGCTAAGTTATGTAATGATGAAAACTGTGAATATGTTTACAGTATGGGAACATCAGCTCTTAGAGATAGTAAAAATGGAGATGAATTTGTTCAGTTAGCTAAAAATGAGACAGGTATTAGTATAGATATAATAAGTGGAGAAGAAGAATCGAATCTTGGATTTAAAGGTGTTCTAGAGGGATTAGAAGGAAATAATGATATCTTAGTTATTGATATAGGAGGAGGTTCTACAGAGTTTATTATAGGAGATAGAGAAGGAATAAAATTTGCTAAGAGTGAAAATGTTGGAGCTTTAAGAATGACTGAAAAATTTTTAAAAATTGATCCTGTAGATGATTTAGAATTTAATGATATGTATATGTTTATAGAGAATGAGATAGATAAAACTCTTGAATATATTAAAGAAAAGGGAATAAAAAACTTAGTGGGTATTGGGGGAACAATAACTTCTTTATCTGCAATGAATCAAGATTTAGAAATTTATTCAATGGAAAAAATACACAATAGTAAAATATGCAAAAAAGAAATAGAAAAAATTCTACAAAATTTAAAAAAGATGACATTAAGTGATAAAAAAACATTAAAAGGGCTACAGCCGAAACGAGCGGATATTATAACGGCTGGTGTAGCAATTTTGAATATAATAATGGAAAAACTAGAATTAAATGAAATAATAGTAAGTGAATACGATAATTTGGAAGGCTTAACGTGTCAAAAATCAAAAAAAATGTCTTAA
- a CDS encoding HU family DNA-binding protein — MNKAELVSRMAEKSELTKKEAEAALNAFMKSVEEALVEGEKVQLVGFGTFETRERAARQGRNPRNPEEVIEIPASKAPVFKAGKGLKDIING; from the coding sequence GTGAACAAAGCTGAATTAGTATCAAGAATGGCAGAAAAAAGTGAATTAACAAAGAAGGAAGCAGAAGCTGCTTTAAACGCTTTCATGAAGTCAGTAGAGGAAGCATTAGTTGAAGGAGAAAAAGTTCAATTAGTTGGATTTGGAACTTTTGAAACTAGAGAAAGAGCTGCTAGACAAGGTAGAAACCCAAGAAACCCAGAAGAAGTTATAGAAATACCAGCTTCTAAAGCTCCAGTATTCAAGGCTGGAAAAGGTCTTAAAGATATAATAAACGGATAA
- the mazG gene encoding nucleoside triphosphate pyrophosphohydrolase: MGKIKIVGLGPGDYSLISQGALEALQSSSRIFLRTEKHPTVDKLKETIKYTSLDYFYDKEENFEDVYGKISEFIIDLSKEGDLVYAVPGHPRVAERTVSIIESIAKEKGIEVETIASMSFVDAMFNYLAIDPSDGFKLVDAFEIENAYIDINTSMIITQIYDSFIASNIKLKLMEYYDYDQEVCIVNGAGVKNLESKKYVLLHELDRLENKFDYLSSLYIPKSSKRMYNTVHELEKIMSTLRSPSGCDWDKKQTHESLKKYLIEESYELCQAIDNDDIDEMIEELGDILLQVIFHCQIGQEEGFFDLKEVVNGICTKLIHRHPHVFNDEDIDIKNFEKTWEELKQEEKGETNITEGLKRIPAHLPALIKAEKIQHKASLIGFDWDKIDDVIKKIEEEYKELLDECEVGNIKYIKEELGDLLFSIVNLARFLKIDPEEALNCTSQKFINRFEFMEQSAMNSNKKLEDMTLEEQDKLWNEAKSNKIN, translated from the coding sequence ATGGGCAAGATAAAAATTGTAGGACTTGGGCCTGGAGACTATTCTCTTATTAGTCAAGGTGCATTAGAAGCACTACAATCAAGTTCAAGAATATTTTTAAGAACAGAAAAACATCCTACTGTGGACAAGCTTAAAGAAACTATAAAATACACTTCCTTAGATTATTTTTATGATAAAGAAGAAAATTTTGAAGATGTATATGGAAAAATTTCTGAATTCATTATAGACTTATCTAAAGAGGGTGATTTAGTATATGCAGTTCCAGGGCATCCAAGGGTTGCAGAAAGGACTGTAAGTATAATAGAGTCAATAGCAAAAGAAAAGGGCATAGAAGTTGAAACAATAGCCTCTATGAGCTTTGTAGATGCTATGTTTAATTATTTGGCTATTGATCCTTCAGATGGATTTAAATTAGTAGATGCTTTTGAAATAGAAAATGCATATATAGATATTAATACTAGTATGATAATAACACAGATTTATGATTCTTTCATTGCATCTAATATAAAGTTAAAGTTAATGGAATATTATGATTATGATCAAGAAGTATGTATAGTAAATGGTGCAGGTGTTAAAAATTTAGAGAGTAAGAAATATGTTTTATTACATGAACTTGATAGGTTAGAAAATAAATTTGATTATTTAAGTAGTTTATATATACCAAAAAGTTCTAAAAGAATGTATAATACTGTACATGAGCTAGAAAAAATAATGAGTACATTAAGAAGTCCATCTGGATGTGATTGGGATAAGAAACAAACACATGAATCACTTAAAAAATATCTAATAGAGGAGTCATACGAGCTTTGCCAGGCTATAGATAATGATGATATAGATGAAATGATAGAAGAGCTTGGAGATATCCTTTTACAGGTAATATTCCACTGTCAAATAGGTCAAGAAGAAGGTTTCTTTGACTTAAAAGAAGTTGTTAATGGAATATGTACAAAACTTATACATAGACATCCTCATGTTTTTAACGATGAAGATATAGATATTAAAAATTTTGAAAAAACATGGGAAGAGTTAAAACAAGAAGAAAAAGGTGAAACGAACATAACAGAAGGTCTTAAGAGAATACCGGCTCATTTACCTGCCTTAATAAAGGCAGAAAAAATTCAACATAAGGCTTCACTTATTGGATTTGACTGGGATAAAATAGATGATGTAATAAAAAAAATTGAAGAAGAATATAAAGAATTACTTGACGAATGTGAAGTAGGAAATATAAAATACATAAAGGAAGAACTAGGAGATTTACTGTTTTCTATAGTGAATTTAGCTAGATTCTTAAAAATTGATCCAGAAGAAGCTTTAAACTGTACTAGTCAAAAATTCATAAATAGATTTGAATTTATGGAGCAAAGTGCTATGAACTCAAATAAAAAACTTGAGGATATGACACTTGAAGAACAGGACAAGTTATGGAATGAAGCAAAATCCAATAAAATCAATTAA